Proteins from one Kwoniella shivajii chromosome 1, complete sequence genomic window:
- a CDS encoding ATP-dependent RNA helicase DBP9, whose translation MASSSSQPADALLDSDLSFSQPPFSTQLDPRILAALADLKFAHPTLVQAKAIPLLLEGKDVLARARTGSGKTAAYVVPAIQRILEAKANTSPASPEYQTTRVVFMVPTKELAMQVASFVRGATKYCEGLIGCVNVAAGGTSIQRVLLNDNPDVIISTPTKLLSLLQAKTVSLSHLTFLAIDEADLLLSYGFKDDLTRIMDPTSGWIPRLGVQGCLMSATLSEDIEGVKGLVLRNPAILTLSEPATSSSLLTQHFTLTSERDKFLLIYVLLKLKLIRGKSIIFVNDVERGYRVKLFLEQFGVKCCVVNSELPLASRYHVVEEFNRGVYDVVVATDEGAGADAEETIPDQEEGEEEAEAEEEENVGEHQEEEKKNAEAGPSKKRASSPSTSKPSKKRKGDPSSSLARGIDFTAASSVINFDLPSTSTSYMHRVGRTARAGHSGLALSFVVPKAKWGKDRVVSIKSAQKDEVVWEKIKERVKKDSGSEIKEWDWGGRKGEIEGFRYRMEDALKAITGKRVAEARREEVRRELLNSEKLKAHFAANPLDLSYLRHDTPLHPARQQTHLKHVPNYLMPKIAALPTGGGDVMDGARISYSKRGRGGFRGRGGKTGGGRGGKKVDPLKFK comes from the exons ATGgcttcctcctcttcccaGCCGGCCGACGCTCTTCTTGA CTCTGATCTCTCATTCTCACAACCTCCATTCTCCACTCAACTTGATCCCCGTATCCTCGCTGCTCTAGCAGATCTGAAATTCGCACATCCAACTTTGGTACAGGCAAAGGCTATTCCACTTCTTCTGGAAGGAAAGGATGTGCTGGCTCGAGCAAGGACAGGTAGTGGTAAGACAGCAGCATACGTTGTACCTGCTATTCAAAGAATACTAGAAGCAAAAGCA AACACATCTCCTGCTTCGCCGGAATACCAAACTACCCGAGTGGTCTTCATGGTTCCTACCAAAGAGCTCGCTATGCAAGTTGCTTCATTTGTGAGAGGTGCTACCAAGTACTGTGAAGGTTTGATAGGCTGTGTCAATGTCGCTGCGGGAGGTACAAGCATCCAACG TGTATTGCTAAATGATAATCCCGATGTGATAATCTCAACACCCACAAAACTTCTATCCCTCCTTCAAGCTAAGACTGTGTCGCTATCCCACTTGACATTCCTCGCTATTGATGAAGCGGACTTGCTATTATCTTATGGATttaaagatgatttgacaaGAATCATGGATCCAACTTCAGGATGGATTCCCAGATTAGGTGTTCAAGGTTGTCTGATGAGTGCTACTTTAAGCGAAGACATTGAAGGTGTAAAAGGCTTAGTTTTGAGAAATCCT GCCATTTTGACACTATCCGAACCTGCTACTTCATCGTCACTACTCACACAACATTTCACTCTCACATCTGAACGAGACAAGTTTCTGCTCATCTACGTACTCTTGAAGTTGAAACTTATCAGAggaaaatcaatcatctttGTCAACGATGTGGAAAGAGGATACAGAGTCAAACTATTTTTGGAACAATTCGGTGTCAAGTGTTGTGTGGTCAACAGTGAATTACCCTTGGCAAGTAGGTATCACGTTGTGGAAGAGTTCAACCGAGGGGTATACGATGTAGTAGTTGCCACCGATGAGGGAGCTGGGGCTGATGCTGAAGAAACTATTCCTGATcaagaggaaggggaagaagaagcagaagcagaagaggaagagaacgTCGGAGAACATcaggaggaggaaaagaaaaacgcAGAAGCTGGACCATCCAAAAAACGTGCCTCTTCACCGAGCACTAGCAAACCATCCAAGAAGCGTAAGGGCGATCCCTCCTCATCTCTAGCTCGAGGAATCGATTTCACAGCCGCGTCATCAGtaatcaactttgatttACCATCGACCTCAACATCCTATATGCACCGAGTGGGAAGAACAGCTCGAGCTGGACATTCAGGTTTAGCTCTGTCATTCGTAGTACCAAAAGCCAAATGGGGCAAAGATAGAGTAGTatctatcaaatcagcaCAGAAGGATGAAGTTGTTTGGGAGAAAATTAAGGAAAGAGTGAAGAAAGATAGTGGAAGTGAAATTAAAGAATGGGATTGGGGAGGTAGGAAAGGCGAGATTGAAGGTTTCAGATATAGGATGGAAGATGCCTTGAAAGCTATCACTGGTAAAAGAGTTGCTGAAGCTaggagagaagaagtcagaaGGGAATTACTAAATAGTGAAAAGTTAAAG GCACATTTCGCTGCCAACCCACTAGATCTATCATATCTTCGTCACGATACGCCTTTACACCCAGCAAGACAACAAACTCATCTTAAACACGTACCCAATTACCTTATGCCTAAAATTGCTGCACTTCCTACAGGCGGAGGTGACGTAATGGACGGTGCTCGTATCAGTTACTCAAAGcgtggaagaggtggatttAGGGGCAGAGGCGGTAAGacaggtggtggaagagggGGCAAGAAAGTCGATCCCTTGAAATTCAAGTAA